The sequence cAAAAATCACTTAAACTcttgtataaattattttatgGAACTTCCCATTATAATGTTGATAATTAAAATTTGTGGAGATTTGAATTAATTAAAGCTCCATTAGAGCATCCTTGTTCAGTAATTTATTTAAAAACATTGTAGACAGATTGCTTCCTACATTTTTTTGTTGTTGATGTTATATGAAACCTCAATACCTATAAATTTGATAATGAAGCTAACATAGTAATCTGTTTGATCTAACACTAGACCTTAATGGACTTATTAGTAATCTTTGATCTAATACTGGAACCTGTTTAATGTAACACTGAATAGGTTTTGCTGAAAACCCACAAATGTGGAGCTTTACTTGAGAAATCGCCCCACttattttctttgtataatttgTTAATTTTGTTATTAAACCCCCCTTGATTGAACTCTTTCCGGCATTGCTCTTGTTGGTATTGCTTATTTCCAATGTTTGTTCCTaactaatataatttaataattctaatgaaaTGTTATTTCATCTTTTTGTAACTAAAAATGTTCAAATTAAGAAAATGTTTACGGCCGGAAGCCTCCTTTGATCTTCTGTTGTCTGCACCACCTCTTTGCATACATGAATTATCTTATGCAGAAGTTCTACTCTGTTAATTGGATGTGCTCATGTTCTTTTTGCAACTGTGCATAGTTCTTATAGGAACACTATAGCTTCAATAACCTTTTGAGGGTTTTTCTTGTTCTTAGCTTTCATTGTTTGTCTTGCTTGCTTTGTTGAGTGCTTTAATTGTGTCTTATCCACTAGCAGTGCCATAAGAAACACAGTTACGTGTGCCCCCTCTATAAAGCAACAGGGAAGTGTCTGCAAGGATCCAAGTGCAAACTTCATCATCCTAAGATCAAAAACAAGTGCAAGGCTAAGAAAGGATCTACAATGCAAAGCAATAGCTGGGGCCGTTACTTTGGTTCCAGCATTAGTGACGTCGGCAAGTCCTTAGCAGTTTCCTTGGACAACGAAGACGACAAGAAGGTTGAAGACCTTTTCTGCTTTGGTGGCCGGTTTGCTGACTATATCAGCCTCAGCCTTGACAACCACGATGGTGAATCAAGTTTTGTTGCTTCAAAGGACTTgcaccaatctgagttcagttcgGGCAACTCTCTCATGCAGAAAGACAACCTTGATGCTTTAATCAAGCCGATACGCATCATGAGAAAGGATTACTCGATGCCACTCTCTGCCGATAGTTCATATAATTATAACAACCAGTGATTCTTTCCCCTCTCTAATCAAACCAATTCTTCTatcatgttttcttttatttaattCTTTTTCAGGTGGATGTTTTTGGTAAGGCTCCTGCTTTCTTCTCTGCAGCAATGGTTATGGCTGTAGCTGTGGCTGAAGGGGGCTGGAGATCCAGGTACGTGTTTTCCAACATCTGCATTGCTGTGATGTGTTGGCCGTTTGCTCGCAAGGATGTCAGGTTATGATGAAACAGTCACAGGCCGTGGGTTTTTATAGTGGAAACAAAACAGCAGAAGTTTTGTAAGTCATAGGTATCTCTCCACAATGCTTGTATGTTAATTTGAAGGATATTGTAAAGGATGTCATTAATACAAAGGGGATTTGTGTTTGGATATTGATACTAATGATATTCTCGGGGCAAATATGCAAGGATTTGGTCATCGTGTTCAACTTTTGTGCAACTTAAATcatgggctaattacatattgtcTCCTGTAGTTAGTTGTCTTTAAtgttttgatctttatattttaaaagattatatTGGTATCTTTAtagttatgatagtaaaataattaTCTACTTATGGTATTAATTTTATTaacgaaaatatgaaaataaatgataaaaagataattgcTTTAGTGTTGCTAAAGCAAACTCATACATGTCCATCATCAGCCAAGTAGATAGATTACATGTTCTATGCCCCACTTCAACAGTTCTTGTAGGAAAATATTAAACCATGTCGGCACCGCTCATCTTTATTTATCTAAAGACAATATTTGTTGAGCTACGGAGTCGAAGACATTCCTGATAGTCATGTGGGGGTGACGACGATCATTTGACAAGAATACACCGGATGGGGGAACCCTCAGCTCCTCGTAACCGAAGAGGTAAGCAGTGCAAGGTGTATATACCAGGCTTGACGTTGTCTAGTTTCAAGGCTTCCACGAGGATTATCTCCTGaacaaaataaatcaatcaaaaaAAAATAAGTGGCACAATTACAATTATGTACATACTGTTTAATAAAAAGATGCTATTCAAAGGCAGTGGAAGAAGCAATTTAAGTCATCTGTGTCTTAGTTGAGTCAtccgattgattgattgattgatgcattattgcatatatgatagGATCTCAGGTTCGAATCATGCACATCAATTTAATGTAGTTATTtttttcaattaaaaaaaaaatcatccatcCATGTTTCCTTTAGAAAAAGGAGTctttatgccaaaaaaaaaaaaaaggcatcaatgcagtaaaataatatttaataggtGTAACCAGTTCTGAAAACACTATTCCCAGTGTTCGATAATGTAAATATGAGGAAGTCTGGTGTCTCCGCCACTCCAAAAGAACTCATGAAATCATTGTTGGGGTGCAATATGTAAATATGGTGAAAGTCCAGTGTCTTCACCGTAGGATTTTACTTATGCAAACATTGCCGAAGAATTTTGGTTAAGGTTTTATATATGGATGTGTATTTATGGGACACACAGCAACGAGCAACAACACCACATTGCAGATATGATCGATGACTACAGATAAACATTTTTTTGCAACTTTTTAGTAGAGGTGTGAGTAGGAGTCTCTCATTATCAAAGAGAATACTGATATAACATGAGATAGAAAGAATTACATACCCGACTTTTGAGGAAAACCAGATGAGAAGGGATCAAATCATCATATGCAGCAACTGACAAATAGTCAACACCTAGAAAATGTGCCAAAAAAAAGTTTCTAGTGATGAACGATGAAAAAAACACGATTCTTGTATATATAAATAAGAAAGCAAACAGCGCAATACTAATAAGGGAAAAAAATAGGTTTTGCACAGCTAAATATGTTGCTATAGAGAGATAAGTATTGACCTGGTGTTCTGTGCCAAGAGTAAAACTGACAGAAGATTAATAAATTCATGTTACTTAGAAATGAGACAGTCTTCCATCTCTCATTTGTTGCAGCACTATGCATTTCTCTCATATTGTGCCCTCTATGTCATAATATTTCTACTAATTTATGCATGCAAGATAATGAGTCATGACCTATCGACCATCAAAAGTGCACAAGTCTTGCACTATGAAAAGACTATGGTACACAGGCAGCAAGTTTACGACTCACCGACAAGTTTGATGTCAGTGTTATCCACCAGCCACTGTGCACCATCCTTCATAAACCCAACGTAGCTTGTATCAAATTCCTTCTTCGACATAAGTTGCCTGTAGAAAAattcaattatttttaaaaattgtatCAATTTGCTTCATATCTGCAACATTCCAATTTAATATCACTACTCTTTTCCTCACATGATCAAGAATATGGTTAGTAACCATGAAATAACATAATTATATGAAATAAACCCTAATGCAAAAAATGAATTTTCCTTGATGTGTAAGTTCTTGCACAATCATGTTGACATTGTGTAAAGTTCATGAGATAAATATATGACGTAAACAATTATTCAATATCCTAAGCATTAAACTAAAAGGCACAATATTTCTATCTTATAAAAGATTCTTTAAGTAAGAAAAAGTCTATTTAAGTTAGTCTGCGCATATATACGGATAAAAATTGTAAAATGGCATGCTTTAGTTTGGCCTTAAAGTTCCCAAAAACTTAGCAAGATAATATTCTATGAATTGAGAGTCGATAAAATTACCAAAACATTTTATTTAAGGAACTAGCACACATGTGGTTCCTTGTTTTCTGTGAAATTAAGTTATTGACTGAGGATTTCTATTTTAACAATATTGTCTTATAGATGGCAACTACAGTTCACCAAATAACAAGTATAACCTGTCTTGATAGTCGTAAAAAAGCTCTAGATTAAAAAAGCCAACACATTGAGTACCATAACTTATTTGATCAATGTGTTGGTGGCAATATATATAAACTATAATATGAACATTATGACCTGTCAGTGTTTAATGTCCTGAAAAGCACACGACGTACTCCAGTTGGAATATGTAGGGATTCCATTACATCAGCTGCATAAATTGAAAACTGTTATCCACTATATCATATCTTTGTATGAAGCTTAAAATGAACCTAGACAATTTCGAGAAGTAGCATAACCACTTGCAGTTCAAATAATTATGTTTACAATTCCCATCAATGAACTTGAAAAGTCTGATAATAACTTTTGTTGTAGTTGAGATGCCACATAAGATTGTTCTTCTTAAGCaaagatatttaattttcttaaacatgATGCTTAAAATCAAAGGAAACAGCTTTCAGCATTGTAGCATGGCCAGCATCAAACTTCCAGTTCTCAGACCTTTAAAACGAAATCTCTTTTGAACATGTACATGGTAAACAAATTACACAGACCTCATGAACTAAATCAGCAGAAAGTATAATTCTGTTTCCTGCTTTTTTTTTAGGCAATTAAAAACAGCTTTACTAGGTTAATtatcaaaaagaaaacaaattcctTGATTTATTTTCACAAATAGATAGTGATGACAATTAAAATTTTTGGATTAATACCTTTTAAGAAGCATAGCATTCGACACAACCATGCAAATATCCATCTTGAAGCTTTTAAGCTTTAGAGTTGCATTTTTTGCATCATAGATTTCAGCTACTTCAGCATCATAATTCTCAGAAGTTGTCATAGCCATCAGTACAGGCAGTTTTAGTCATGGTAGAACACTTTACAATATCCTATATTTTCCAAATCATGAGGTCAAATAATTTGAATCACTAaagaaaatagattttttttatacttaTCAGGAAGGCATTGAGCCCCTGTACCAATAGAATAGAAGCAATACTACAGTCATGTACATCTTAAAGCTCAAATACTAGAGTTATTAAATTTAGAACTCAAAGAATAATTTAATATTGTTCCCAAAGCAATATGAATGCAAcatataatattaataatttttatttattatttttatagagacATATATTTCACACAACAGCTTAGTGGCTTTGGCTATTGTCAGAAGCCCTTTGCCATATTATATGTCACTTCTGGATTTGATGCTGGATGCAAGTTTCATGTAAAATGTCGAAAGTTTACAAGCAGTTCTTACCTGTTATGTTCTTATCTCTTGGAACGTCCACCAACAATGCTGGACCTGTTCAAAACTTAGAAAAGTTTATTACCCACGGTGATGTCACAGTTAGGCATAGTTGCGACTGTATTTTCTCTACTAATCCAATAAAAGTGAGAGACAGAAAAATAATTGCACCAAAAGCAAATAAAGTATAAGAAAGAGCAACAAATCGAGAATTCATAGTCTAAAAATAGCAGCACAATACTAATTCCAGATGTCCTAAGCCTCACTGGTAGAGACATCAAGGCATCAAATAGTCCTCATCTTTCCGACTAATCAAGTTATTCTTTTCAGCGTGAACTCACTTGTTTCCCATCTAGGAAAAATCATAGCGATATCTTACCCCCTTTCCAGCTTGTTTCATGCTTAGATGGTTTTGATTCTTAGATCTTTGACTATTCTCGATTAAGATTAGTTCTCCTTCCTCATCAAAGTTGGGATTGATATATCCTGTCAACCATTTCTATGTTTTCTTCACTTGATTCCAGATAAAAATGACGAAGAGGTCAGACAAAGCCGTCTAGGGTTACCACATACGGCAAACACTGTCGAGCATGTTACCATTGAGGACATGGAGGTCAAGCGTGTCGACGTCGAAGCCGGCCTCGAAGTagtgctggaagacatggcccggGGCGTCGACGTGGGTGCCGGTGTGGGTCGGGAGCTTCATCTCGGAGTTGTTGGCGAGGGAGCCGTTCTTCATGGACTTGGGGAGCCAAAGGAATTGGCCGAGCCCCTCGTCCGATTCCCACGACGGCATGTACTCGTGGTACACGTGGGTGATGTCTAAGATCCTCCCCCCGTCGTACTCCTCCCTCCGGACCACAGTCAGATCCGCCTCGCCGCCGCACGCCTCCGTCTCCAGGTATCCCGGATGAGCCGATGCGGCGGCGGAGCATAGGACAcggcagaggaagaggaagagaagcaggAGAGGGACGGTAGTGGCCATGGCGCTGATGGCGTAGGCGATGGCCCTGTGATCCTCGTCGCTTACTGCTCGATTTGGAATCGGGAGGTGTGCGATCGAAGAAGACGATATTTCGCTTAGATGATAACAGAATATAACAGAAGGGGGTATCGCTCGGCACTTCGACGCAACCAAGGGAGTATTGTGGCGAAAGTcgtaacttgtatcgtaattcgaATATTGGCGTGACGCGAATTCTCCAAAGAAACAGAGACCGCGACAAACGTGGCAACAAAAGTAAAACAAGACCCACGATGACCGGCACGAGTTACCTTGTCCCTGGGTGTCCGGAGATGTCCGGCGGGACCCTCGTCTTCCTAAATAAGAACGTGGTCGGGTAATGGGTACACGTTTCAATGCGTGGCTTGAGAAAGAGCGAGACTTTCCCTGCAGTCGTCGGCGGCAATTGGGTGATTGGAATAAACGGGTCCGAAAAGAATACTTTTATCGTCACTGTAATAACGATATTTCTCTCTCTATCATAAATCAAATTAccttaattaatatattatttttttattcatataatatgattaaggaaacgattaaaattaattttcttaatggtATGAACAAGTTAAGAATATagtctatttatttatttcttttctaaTGAGTGATGTGATTTTAAGTAAGTAATTATTTCgaattatatttttatgtatgaaaataaaataaagtaaattaaaatataaatacaaatataaattattgttaaaaaataaaataaattttcgtCCAAAGTTTTTGTTTATGCTTTTGAAATCTTTGATATTAGAATTTTACGATGcgtgataatattttaattttgaaattttatgatTAGTGAATGATAATCATTAAGCATAAATCGTAAGTTTGATGAATTATTTTTTAAGATGTGATTTAATTATCACAATTCTTTTTTTgtattgaaataatatttttaattcattTAAATAAACATATCTTTGTTTTAAGTATTTATGTGTGAAATTTCATAATTCAACTAGTTTTATATTTGAGATCATGAATTTATTAGATTGTTTAATTCATGTAAAATAGATTTAGAAATCTGTTTTGATGAATTAGTTCTGAAAGTGTTAATGAACTGTTTACTCCGATAATTTATTTATCTCTAATTGTTAGTCTGCaacattttattttctaaaaagaaaaaaattaaaatataataaaatgggtCAAATTTGGATTTGACCTAGGTTAGGTTGATCAACTAGATATGGTCAACCCGACTTGTGTAATAAGGCCCcagaagcagagagagagagagagagaatgcagGCCCCCGTATTTGATGGAGAAAATAACAGGAGGAGGTTGACAAAGGAAGAGAATAGGAACTTAGATATCTGATACTGTTTGGATCGAAGATAGAGAAAATAATCACCTAATATTTGAGCCAACATGTGAAATTTTCATCTTAGCAGTCTTCTGGGATAAAGTTTGCTAAGAAGTAGAATAAGCTGGAATATATTAGGATGAGCTCTTTTCCCCAAAGATAAGCTAGAAGAATGTGAATC comes from Musa acuminata AAA Group cultivar baxijiao chromosome BXJ3-3, Cavendish_Baxijiao_AAA, whole genome shotgun sequence and encodes:
- the LOC103978146 gene encoding cyclase-like protein 3 isoform X2 translates to MATTTTLLLLLLLVEIISSAAASAHPGYPEPAECGGEAELLVVRREEYGGGRIVDITHAYREDMPGWELEEGLGRFLWLSKSMENGSSVAYFSEMKLPAHSGTHVDAPSHVFQRYFEAGFDVDTLDLDVLNGPALLVDVPRDKNITADVMESLHIPTGVRRVLFRTLNTDRQLMSKKEFDTSYVGFMKDGAQWLVDNTDIKLVGVDYLSVAAYDDLIPSHLVFLKSREIILVEALKLDNVKPGIYTLHCLPLRLRGAEGSPIRCILVK
- the LOC103978146 gene encoding cyclase-like protein 3 isoform X1 — protein: MATTVPLLLLFLFLCRVLCSAAASAHPGYLETEACGGEADLTVVRREEYDGGRILDITHVYHEYMPSWESDEGLGQFLWLPKSMKNGSLANNSEMKLPTHTGTHVDAPGHVFQHYFEAGFDVDTLDLHVLNGPALLVDVPRDKNITADVMESLHIPTGVRRVLFRTLNTDRQLMSKKEFDTSYVGFMKDGAQWLVDNTDIKLVGVDYLSVAAYDDLIPSHLVFLKSREIILVEALKLDNVKPGIYTLHCLPLRLRGAEGSPIRCILVK